The Methanobacterium lacus genome includes a region encoding these proteins:
- a CDS encoding L-cysteine desulfidase family protein, which yields MLEEQFFEILNRELVVAMGCTEPIAIVIAAAHAKKHSKGSIEAVNVKASRNIVKNAFSVKIPGTDDCGINLAAALGMYIGASEINMEVLEDIKVEEVDAAKKMVEDGLITVELADTPKKLYVEVTVQTDRSISKAVVEDFHDNLVLVEVDGKKLDVKNSVKPMKNDASMFEDLTLDEILRFVTEVDTDKLGLIKQSIDLNSKISLEGINNCYGIKVGKNIQTNIGGDIFGNDICNHAVALTASGSDARMAGCNLPVMTNSGSGNQGISATTPVVVFGAYVHADEETLIRAVALSNLITIYIKSSLGRLSALCGATVASAGSCCGITYLMGGNNDQIKSALQNILGNVTGIICDGAKAGCALKVATCTTAAIQSVICVMEGQHIQSTDGIVEEDPEDTIKNFCKIGQVGMAEADKIILEIMMDKSNKQKADLESDSK from the coding sequence ATGTTGGAAGAACAATTTTTTGAGATATTAAACAGGGAACTTGTGGTTGCCATGGGCTGTACAGAACCCATTGCAATAGTGATTGCAGCAGCCCATGCAAAGAAACATTCAAAGGGTAGTATCGAAGCTGTGAATGTTAAAGCATCACGTAACATCGTGAAAAATGCATTCTCTGTGAAGATCCCTGGAACAGATGATTGTGGAATCAACCTCGCTGCAGCACTGGGAATGTACATTGGTGCATCTGAAATAAATATGGAAGTTTTAGAGGATATTAAAGTAGAAGAAGTGGATGCAGCAAAAAAAATGGTTGAAGATGGATTGATAACTGTTGAACTTGCAGACACACCAAAAAAATTGTACGTTGAAGTCACTGTTCAAACTGACAGATCCATTTCCAAAGCTGTTGTGGAAGATTTTCATGACAACCTCGTACTGGTAGAGGTTGATGGTAAAAAATTAGACGTAAAAAACTCGGTTAAACCCATGAAAAACGATGCCAGCATGTTTGAAGATTTAACCCTGGATGAAATTTTAAGGTTTGTAACCGAGGTTGATACTGATAAGTTAGGTTTGATCAAACAATCCATTGATTTAAACTCTAAGATCAGTTTGGAGGGAATAAATAACTGTTACGGAATCAAGGTGGGTAAAAATATCCAGACTAATATTGGTGGCGATATCTTTGGCAACGATATCTGTAATCATGCCGTTGCATTGACTGCTTCAGGATCAGATGCCAGGATGGCAGGTTGTAATCTGCCTGTTATGACCAATTCAGGAAGTGGTAATCAAGGTATTAGTGCAACCACACCTGTTGTGGTGTTTGGCGCATATGTCCATGCTGATGAAGAAACTTTAATCAGAGCTGTTGCTCTAAGTAACCTCATTACCATCTACATAAAATCTAGTTTAGGACGTTTATCTGCACTATGCGGAGCTACAGTAGCATCTGCAGGATCTTGTTGTGGAATAACCTATTTAATGGGTGGAAACAACGACCAGATAAAATCTGCCCTGCAGAATATTCTTGGAAATGTAACTGGAATTATCTGTGATGGTGCAAAGGCAGGCTGTGCCCTTAAAGTTGCAACGTGCACCACGGCTGCTATACAGTCTGTTATCTGTGTGATGGAAGGTCAGCACATCCAATCAACTGATGGTATAGTGGAGGAAGATCCTGAAGATACCATAAAGAATTTCTGCAAGATAGGTCAGGTAGGTATGGCTGAGGCAGACAAGATCATCCTTGAAATAATGATGGACAAATCCAACAAACAGAAGGCAGATCTAGAATCTGATTCTAAATAA
- a CDS encoding PadR family transcriptional regulator, translating into MINLVDVLEKLRELEKLGGLKFMVLHVLDKGPKNGTEIMDSIERHRIQVNKVLNRHSHDENAEEICSSLKPSSGAIYPLLKKLVSKGLIVKREDNKYELTEKGSYTLEKISGHLHHSLNEPMNRGTIMVDTALNEIESYIRFLSDIKPEKLQSKKESISKMSKMLIELEKSLE; encoded by the coding sequence ATGATTAACTTAGTTGATGTTCTTGAAAAATTGAGGGAGTTGGAAAAGTTAGGCGGCCTCAAGTTCATGGTTCTTCACGTCCTTGATAAGGGTCCAAAAAATGGGACAGAAATTATGGATTCCATTGAAAGGCACCGTATACAAGTAAACAAGGTGCTAAACCGACATTCACATGATGAAAATGCTGAAGAAATTTGCAGTTCATTAAAACCATCATCGGGCGCAATTTATCCATTGTTAAAGAAATTGGTTTCAAAGGGCCTCATAGTAAAAAGAGAAGATAACAAGTATGAACTGACAGAAAAGGGCAGTTACACTCTCGAAAAAATTTCTGGTCATCTACACCATTCATTGAATGAACCAATGAACCGTGGAACGATAATGGTGGACACGGCATTAAATGAAATTGAAAGTTATATTAGATTTTTAAGTGATATTAAACCTGAAAAATTACAGAGTAAGAAAGAATCCATTAGTAAAATGAGTAAAATGCTAATAGAACTTGAAAAATCTCTTGAATAA
- a CDS encoding ArsR/SmtB family transcription factor produces MRKLIWWVFAGTSGGPNRARLVMALKKRPQNAHQLSESLNLNYKTVRHHLKLLEENNIITSSGKNKYGELYFLTTGMEENYDIFEDLWNELKE; encoded by the coding sequence ATGAGGAAACTTATTTGGTGGGTATTTGCAGGAACATCTGGAGGACCTAACAGGGCCAGGTTAGTTATGGCACTCAAAAAAAGGCCTCAAAATGCTCATCAACTATCGGAATCTCTTAATTTAAATTATAAAACTGTTCGTCATCATCTTAAACTGTTGGAAGAGAACAATATCATTACTTCATCAGGGAAAAATAAATATGGGGAACTATACTTCCTAACCACTGGAATGGAAGAAAATTACGATATTTTTGAAGACCTATGGAATGAACTGAAAGAATGA
- a CDS encoding exopolysaccharide biosynthesis protein, translated as MSKESTTESTSKIISGVSEQIPEDGVNFREFLDLIGEQGGLISCLILVAPFLLPVSIPGSSLPFGLAIILINIAILTKTHPLIPKMVMEYRISQSTMVSLLNGMNRILKGLEKFVKPRLNIVTRPYMDQINNVFMIFCAFLLMLPLPVPLTDFLPAYSILFLTLGSVENDGYMVIAGYLMALVTAIYFLLIALLGISGIKALLSILGINL; from the coding sequence ATGTCTAAAGAATCAACCACAGAATCAACTTCTAAAATTATTTCCGGAGTATCTGAACAGATACCAGAGGATGGAGTTAATTTCAGAGAGTTTTTGGATCTTATTGGTGAACAGGGAGGTTTAATATCCTGTTTAATTCTTGTTGCACCTTTTTTACTACCTGTGTCTATTCCTGGAAGCAGTTTACCATTTGGATTGGCTATAATACTCATAAACATTGCAATACTTACCAAAACCCATCCATTAATCCCTAAAATGGTCATGGAATATAGGATATCTCAAAGTACCATGGTAAGTCTTTTAAACGGTATGAACCGTATTTTGAAGGGGCTTGAAAAGTTTGTAAAACCCAGATTGAACATCGTAACCCGACCTTACATGGATCAGATAAACAACGTCTTCATGATCTTCTGTGCATTTCTACTCATGCTGCCACTGCCTGTGCCCCTCACAGATTTTCTACCTGCATACAGCATACTATTTTTAACACTGGGTTCTGTGGAAAATGATGGGTACATGGTAATAGCAGGTTATTTAATGGCTTTAGTAACAGCAATCTACTTCCTCTTAATAGCATTACTGGGAATATCAGGAATTAAAGCTTTGCTATCAATTTTAGGGATCAATCTCTGA
- a CDS encoding alpha/beta fold hydrolase produces MSYINSHYAQIYYNTHGKGDPTIFLHGLSDSSQFFKPLKNNITGIKAIQPDLRGHGESDHDVDISMELLTEDLINLLNELHIKRANILGFSLGSLIAQNFALEFPEHVKSLIICSGYSKCGHELSETFKKLEDLTSQGGVPAFFDEMIKLVYTKDYLLKHREIYGFKDMAVQTNSKAAVLKSLSICRTFDVESRLSEINVPTLIMYGSEDILVPPESSQKMHCKLTHSRILSFPMGHNFFLQENIKKIAVEIQKFLI; encoded by the coding sequence ATGAGCTATATAAACAGCCACTATGCACAGATATACTACAACACCCATGGTAAAGGGGATCCCACCATATTTTTACATGGACTCTCAGATTCTTCCCAATTTTTCAAACCCCTAAAAAACAATATAACAGGTATAAAAGCAATTCAACCAGATTTAAGAGGTCATGGTGAATCAGATCATGATGTCGATATTTCAATGGAACTTCTAACAGAAGATCTAATAAACCTGCTCAACGAACTCCATATTAAAAGGGCAAATATCCTGGGATTTTCACTTGGATCGTTAATTGCCCAGAATTTCGCACTAGAATTCCCAGAACATGTTAAATCACTCATAATATGTTCAGGATACAGTAAGTGCGGCCATGAACTATCTGAAACCTTTAAAAAACTGGAAGATCTAACCAGCCAGGGAGGAGTACCTGCATTTTTTGATGAAATGATCAAACTCGTGTACACAAAGGATTACCTTTTAAAACACAGAGAAATCTATGGATTTAAAGACATGGCAGTACAAACAAATTCTAAAGCTGCTGTTTTAAAATCCCTAAGCATCTGCAGAACTTTTGATGTGGAATCCCGGTTGTCTGAGATCAATGTTCCAACCCTCATAATGTACGGTTCAGAAGATATTCTGGTACCTCCTGAAAGTTCCCAGAAGATGCATTGTAAACTAACTCATTCCAGGATACTAAGTTTTCCAATGGGTCATAACTTCTTTTTACAGGAAAATATTAAAAAAATAGCTGTGGAAATCCAAAAATTTCTTATTTAG
- a CDS encoding MFS transporter — protein MENKWIVMLTVVVASLIGSINMSIMLIALPAIFNGIQINPLNSFQYLLWMIMGYSLLTATLLLSFGRLSDIHGRVKMFRLGFLIFTAASVLLSLTPSTGDAGALEIIAFRMIQAVGAALFMANSAAILTDVFPSNELGKALGINTVAAMSGSFIGLVLGGILAILNWRYVFLVSVPFGVIGTFLSYYKLKEVSLKSVKTKIDIWGNATFILGITLLLIGITYGLLPYGSDPMGWSNPWVIISMILGVLALISFPFVEQRVEDPMFRFDLFKIRMFRYGNLAGLLSALGRGGMMFLLIILLQGIWLPLHGYSYESTPFWAGIYILPLTIGMSIMGPISGILSDKYGSRLIATTGMVVCTITFLLLAALPYNFNYWEFGLLVFFMGVGNGIFGSPNNASIMKSVPPNERGVASGMIYTLMNTGFTVSMGLFFTVLIVGITQRFPAEMTSSLVSIGASNLAPLLNNIPATSALFSALLGYNPIGSILASLPAPAVANIPPATLSTLTGTTWFPTTFATAFMPSLQISFYVGALLTGTAAVLSALRGDKYSHENDGVKVENLEKSKGK, from the coding sequence ATGGAGAACAAATGGATCGTAATGTTAACTGTCGTTGTTGCTTCACTCATAGGAAGCATCAACATGAGCATCATGCTCATTGCCCTTCCCGCAATTTTCAATGGGATACAGATCAATCCACTGAATTCATTTCAATACTTATTATGGATGATAATGGGATACTCGCTACTTACTGCCACCCTACTTCTGAGTTTCGGTCGGCTTTCAGATATTCACGGCAGAGTCAAAATGTTCCGTTTAGGATTCCTAATATTCACTGCTGCTTCAGTACTGCTGAGTTTAACCCCATCAACTGGAGACGCCGGTGCTCTGGAAATCATAGCCTTCAGAATGATACAGGCCGTTGGAGCAGCATTATTTATGGCAAACAGTGCAGCTATACTAACGGACGTGTTTCCATCCAATGAACTTGGAAAGGCCCTGGGCATAAACACTGTGGCTGCCATGAGCGGATCCTTCATAGGTTTGGTTCTAGGAGGAATTCTAGCAATATTAAACTGGAGATATGTATTCCTTGTAAGTGTGCCATTTGGAGTCATAGGAACATTTTTATCCTATTACAAATTAAAAGAAGTGTCCCTAAAGTCTGTTAAAACCAAAATTGATATTTGGGGTAATGCCACATTCATATTAGGAATCACTCTCCTACTCATAGGAATAACATATGGGCTGCTGCCCTACGGCTCAGATCCAATGGGTTGGAGCAATCCATGGGTAATAATAAGTATGATACTAGGTGTTTTGGCATTAATATCATTCCCATTCGTTGAACAGAGAGTTGAAGATCCCATGTTCCGTTTCGATCTCTTTAAAATACGAATGTTCAGATATGGTAACTTAGCAGGATTGTTAAGTGCATTGGGACGTGGTGGAATGATGTTCCTGCTTATAATATTACTTCAGGGAATATGGTTACCACTGCATGGTTACAGTTACGAATCCACCCCATTTTGGGCCGGTATTTACATACTGCCATTAACAATTGGAATGAGTATAATGGGGCCAATATCAGGAATTTTATCTGATAAGTATGGATCTCGTTTAATAGCCACCACAGGCATGGTTGTCTGTACCATAACCTTCCTCTTGTTAGCAGCATTGCCATACAACTTCAATTATTGGGAGTTTGGTTTGTTGGTGTTCTTCATGGGTGTGGGTAATGGAATATTTGGTTCGCCCAACAATGCATCCATAATGAAATCTGTACCTCCAAACGAAAGGGGTGTTGCTTCTGGAATGATCTACACCCTCATGAACACAGGTTTCACAGTTAGTATGGGTCTGTTCTTTACAGTGCTCATTGTTGGCATAACTCAAAGATTCCCCGCTGAAATGACATCTTCACTGGTGAGTATAGGGGCCTCTAACTTAGCACCGCTTTTAAACAATATCCCTGCAACATCCGCATTATTTTCAGCACTCCTAGGATACAATCCAATAGGTTCCATATTGGCAAGTTTACCAGCACCTGCAGTTGCAAATATTCCCCCAGCAACTTTAAGCACGTTAACAGGTACCACATGGTTCCCAACAACATTTGCAACTGCTTTCATGCCATCTTTACAAATTTCTTTCTATGTAGGTGCATTGTTAACAGGAACAGCCGCAGTACTATCCGCACTTAGGGGAGATAAGTACAGCCATGAAAATGATGGAGTCAAGGTTGAAAATTTAGAGAAATCCAAGGGAAAGTAA
- a CDS encoding prenyltransferase encodes MFRDVSVKSSNLKDLFKFIKLGKPQFAVGLFFYFSLGALLALLLGAEFNLTKFILGFVIIFFSTWAVHYHNDYYDFEADHYVTPTPISGGSGVLIEHPEWKKSSKYMAISLISIAILVSVVFTLLFDYPLTFILFVIFANILSWFYAAPPFKLSYRGLGEFGNTAIGILFPGLGFFALMGTLTLPFLAFAIPMLFLQMLFTMSVEIPDMEGDKAGGKMTWIATHGRRFGFKIIAVSGLLTTISFLILNYTNLFPDFIDFRVVAAISSIPLILGIIALIKNPEDKLTATKFCIYNLAGIFAVVILINIYFISLIK; translated from the coding sequence TTGTTTAGGGATGTCAGTGTCAAGTCTAGTAATTTAAAGGATTTATTCAAGTTTATTAAGCTTGGTAAACCTCAATTTGCAGTTGGTTTATTTTTTTATTTCAGTCTAGGTGCTTTGCTTGCCCTTTTGCTTGGTGCTGAGTTTAATCTTACAAAATTCATTCTGGGCTTTGTTATTATTTTCTTTTCTACTTGGGCTGTTCATTACCACAACGACTACTACGATTTTGAAGCTGACCACTATGTCACTCCTACGCCTATTTCAGGGGGTAGTGGTGTTTTAATTGAACATCCAGAATGGAAAAAATCTTCCAAGTATATGGCAATTTCTTTGATAAGCATAGCAATACTAGTGTCTGTGGTTTTCACTCTTTTATTTGATTATCCACTAACCTTTATTTTGTTCGTTATTTTTGCCAATATTTTATCATGGTTCTATGCTGCACCTCCATTTAAACTGTCCTATAGGGGACTCGGGGAATTTGGGAATACTGCCATTGGAATATTGTTTCCTGGTTTGGGATTTTTTGCATTGATGGGAACCTTAACCCTTCCATTTTTAGCCTTTGCAATTCCCATGCTTTTTTTACAAATGCTTTTCACCATGAGCGTAGAAATTCCGGATATGGAGGGAGATAAAGCTGGAGGTAAAATGACCTGGATAGCTACTCATGGTCGCAGATTTGGATTCAAAATAATTGCAGTTTCAGGATTATTAACAACCATATCCTTTTTAATTTTGAATTACACCAATTTATTTCCTGACTTTATAGATTTTAGAGTAGTTGCAGCTATCTCATCAATTCCATTAATTTTAGGAATTATTGCGTTAATTAAAAATCCTGAAGATAAATTAACCGCTACAAAATTTTGTATCTACAACTTAGCAGGAATATTTGCGGTGGTAATATTGATTAACATATACTTCATTTCCCTGATAAAGTAA
- a CDS encoding flavin reductase family protein gives MKKSLGAKTIVYPTPVFIVGTYDENEEPDVMAAAWGGISCSNPPCVSISLQKHRYTLKNINERKAFTISIPSEGYVSEADYFGIVSGKDENKFEKTGLTPVKSELVDAPYVEEFPLVLECKAINTLDLGMHVQITGEILDVKLDESAATDTGKPDIEKIKPFTYDPAAISYRAIGKNLGKAFNLGMKFK, from the coding sequence ATGAAAAAATCTTTAGGAGCTAAAACCATAGTGTACCCAACACCGGTTTTCATAGTTGGGACCTATGATGAAAATGAAGAACCAGATGTTATGGCAGCAGCATGGGGAGGTATTTCATGTTCAAATCCACCCTGTGTATCAATATCTCTACAAAAACATAGGTACACCCTTAAAAATATAAATGAAAGGAAGGCTTTCACCATAAGCATACCATCAGAGGGGTACGTTTCTGAGGCAGATTACTTTGGAATTGTATCTGGAAAGGATGAAAACAAATTTGAAAAAACAGGACTGACACCAGTCAAATCAGAACTTGTTGATGCTCCATACGTTGAAGAATTTCCCCTGGTGCTCGAATGTAAAGCCATAAACACCTTGGATCTCGGAATGCATGTCCAGATAACAGGCGAGATTTTAGATGTGAAACTCGATGAAAGTGCAGCAACAGACACTGGAAAACCTGACATCGAAAAGATCAAACCATTCACCTACGATCCAGCGGCAATATCCTATCGTGCCATTGGAAAAAACCTTGGAAAAGCATTTAACCTCGGAATGAAATTCAAATAA
- a CDS encoding PepSY domain-containing protein, which translates to MGFNSKNLVVVVFLVAVLVAVSGCTSNTNMTNNSTNNTNNVVVNNSTGHNTTNYISASKAKEIAQQYTAMGVTLGEPTLTTYNGVKVWKVPVNTVGTEEHVDFIYINAVSGKKVQ; encoded by the coding sequence ATGGGATTTAACTCGAAAAATTTGGTTGTAGTGGTTTTTTTGGTGGCTGTTTTAGTTGCTGTTAGTGGTTGTACATCCAACACCAACATGACCAACAACTCAACGAACAACACTAACAACGTGGTTGTAAACAACAGTACAGGGCACAACACAACTAATTATATCAGCGCCTCAAAGGCCAAGGAAATAGCTCAACAGTACACAGCTATGGGAGTTACATTGGGTGAACCAACTTTAACCACTTACAATGGTGTTAAGGTTTGGAAGGTTCCTGTGAACACTGTGGGTACAGAGGAGCATGTGGATTTCATTTATATAAATGCTGTATCAGGTAAGAAGGTTCAGTAA
- a CDS encoding winged helix-turn-helix domain-containing protein has translation MPMKKILWWLIAGTKGGINRARILSLLNERPYNAHQLAEKLDLDYKTVRHHIKVLEDNNVITTSGEKYGTMYFLSSSMEENYELFQSIWHETEEK, from the coding sequence ATGCCTATGAAAAAAATACTTTGGTGGCTTATAGCTGGTACTAAGGGAGGAATAAATCGAGCAAGGATTTTAAGCCTTCTAAATGAAAGGCCTTACAATGCCCATCAGCTGGCCGAAAAATTAGATCTGGATTATAAAACTGTAAGGCATCATATAAAAGTCTTGGAAGATAACAACGTAATAACAACATCTGGAGAAAAATATGGAACCATGTACTTCCTTTCATCATCAATGGAAGAAAATTATGAACTTTTCCAGAGTATTTGGCATGAAACTGAAGAAAAATAA
- a CDS encoding nitroreductase family protein encodes MADSVDNQCKTLDEILESRRTVRNFSKEIPTRETVEQILRSGLQAPYAAQAVGESTVFRRFFVFENGTESMKTAEKLMRNKAEEGLNHFKGILKEQPMLKQRVGNFMERLQLFVDNGVIGVGTAPYFIVVAELRGIPPVEQESIAHCMENMWLKATELGLGFQIVSLTSQMSENQEFLDLLGIPLGPYEINGCAIGYPATEMSKVVRPDIKEVSQWID; translated from the coding sequence ATGGCGGATTCCGTTGATAATCAATGTAAAACTTTAGATGAAATATTAGAATCAAGACGTACTGTTAGAAATTTCAGCAAAGAAATTCCCACGAGGGAAACAGTTGAACAAATACTCAGATCAGGATTACAGGCACCCTATGCTGCACAGGCAGTTGGTGAATCAACAGTGTTCAGGAGATTTTTCGTATTTGAAAATGGAACAGAATCCATGAAAACTGCAGAGAAACTCATGAGAAACAAGGCTGAAGAAGGTTTAAACCATTTTAAAGGAATTTTAAAAGAACAGCCAATGTTAAAACAGAGAGTTGGAAATTTCATGGAAAGACTTCAACTATTTGTGGACAATGGAGTTATAGGAGTTGGAACAGCACCTTACTTCATAGTGGTAGCAGAGTTGAGGGGAATACCACCTGTGGAACAAGAATCCATAGCGCACTGCATGGAAAATATGTGGCTTAAAGCAACAGAACTGGGCCTGGGATTCCAAATCGTATCCTTAACCAGCCAAATGTCAGAAAACCAAGAATTCTTAGACTTGCTTGGAATACCATTGGGGCCCTACGAAATAAATGGATGTGCAATAGGCTACCCTGCAACAGAAATGTCAAAGGTGGTACGTCCAGATATAAAGGAAGTCAGCCAGTGGATTGATTAA
- a CDS encoding DUF998 domain-containing protein, protein MKFQRGSIFRPEKDYYKYAGTVLIVATIQFFLAITLAETQFPGYSVSKNSLSYLGGSIPLVEPSAMIFNVSVILFGLLGILAVYLILKSGGCRLFSICLLISSLGAVGVGLFPEYTGSTHLFFALTTFLFGSLATIFSYRLGLNIPMVIISLVLGIGSLLTIILLLVLGSTPASNPLIAYLGVGGNERFIAYPIILYLTALGGYLTSRGKDWVRIRFTNGYF, encoded by the coding sequence ATGAAATTTCAACGGGGAAGTATTTTTAGGCCAGAAAAGGATTATTATAAATATGCTGGAACTGTTTTGATTGTGGCTACAATTCAATTTTTCTTAGCAATCACCTTAGCTGAAACTCAGTTTCCAGGATACAGTGTTTCTAAAAATTCATTAAGCTACCTTGGGGGATCAATCCCACTCGTAGAACCATCAGCAATGATATTTAATGTGAGTGTTATACTCTTTGGACTTTTAGGTATTCTGGCAGTTTACCTAATTCTTAAAAGTGGAGGTTGCCGTCTTTTCTCAATTTGCCTTCTAATATCATCATTGGGTGCTGTTGGAGTAGGTTTATTTCCAGAGTACACTGGTTCAACCCACCTGTTTTTCGCACTCACAACATTCCTATTTGGAAGCTTAGCAACCATATTCAGCTACAGACTGGGACTTAACATTCCAATGGTTATAATTTCACTGGTACTTGGAATAGGATCCCTCCTAACAATAATACTCCTTTTAGTGTTAGGGTCAACTCCAGCTTCCAACCCTCTAATAGCATATTTAGGTGTTGGAGGCAATGAAAGATTCATTGCATATCCCATCATACTTTATTTAACCGCACTTGGAGGTTACTTAACAAGCAGAGGAAAGGATTGGGTTAGAATAAGATTTACAAACGGGTATTTTTAG